One Babesia bigemina genome assembly Bbig001, chromosome : V genomic window, AACATCAGCAGGCGCGTCGAAGTTAATGACGCACTGCACCGACTTGAAATCCACTCCTCGCGTTGCGCATAGCTTGTCGCCTCGGGCGTCATCCGCAACCATGAGAACATCTATACTGCCCTGGTTGAAActgttgagcagcgattgACGCATTCTCGGGGAAAGCAATCGGCTGAGTGTGCGAGATTCAATGGAGAGTTTAGCCAACAGCGTCTTAATCAAGTATGCCCGTTCATCTGAGTTCGTAAATATTAAGGTCGGATATGGCACCGCATCCATTTTAAGTAGTGCATATAGGAGTAACAGCTTGTCTTCCTCGTCCACCTTTACATAAAATTCGTTGATAGATCCCATTGATGGTGTGAACTGTGCTTCTATGAACTCTGGTTTGTACAGAATAAGGTTAGCCAGTGCTCGCACATCTTGGTCCAAAGTTGCGGAAAGCATGATAGTCTGAAACTGCTTGCGCCTACCGAAGTGCCTCAGCACTTCAGCCAGTTGTAGGGTTTCTTTTTTAAAACCAAATTCGAACAGGAGGTCTGCTTCATCCAGGACCACCTTTTTCAGCGAAGCCTGATGCTCTTTAGCATACATAATAGCGTTTTTAGGTTTCGTGACTACCACGTTTGCGGTTGTCCCTGCAACATCTGATCCAGCCCTTACAGTCACTCCATTCCTGAGAAGCCGATTTAGCACTTGAATGGTCTGTGCCACAAGCTCTGATGTAGGCACAACAATAAGCACTATCACATCACAAGCTCCAACAGCATCATCCAAGTTATATAAAAAGTTTGCAATAGGAACCAGCGCGGCTAAAGTCTTCCCCGATCCAGTTTGCGCCTTGACGAGTATATCCTTTCCTGCGAGTGCTTGCGGTATGGCCTTTGTCTGTATGTCTGTGAATGTGCCGTATGAGCCGGCCAGCGCTTCTACGAGCGTCGGGTGTAGGCGGTGTCTGCCAAATTGCAGAATGGAGTCGTTGTCGCCGCAGGATTCCGCGGCAACGGACGGCGGTGTTACCGTCTCGTCGGCGCTTTCCTCAAACGAGACCATACCGATTCAAGCGTGACACACAGTTGCATATGGACAGTGCATTCCTGCCGCGACGGTTGTCGTTTGTGGGTCGCCGCGCTGCAGCGGACCCGGGCGCGGGTTGACCGAGACCACCAGAAACACACACCAAGGAAGTCCACAACCGCCCGTATATACGTTAAACATATCATATGGCAGGGTCGTGTTAATTGTTGTTGGTAACACCGGTGATGCCGTTCACTCATTCCTTGAGTGTGTATGTGCGTGTCTAGGTAGTTGTTTACGGCGTTGGCTGTATTATTGCTATCTGGGCGTTGCCTTGTGTGACACCAAGCGCGTTGAATGTGTTACCGGTAATCATTGTTCATTTTTGTCTAGGTTGTGTTTAGCGTTTGTTGTCTGCGGCGTGTTTGTCAGCCTTCGGCGCTGTGGAGATTGGCGTTGTGTTGCGTGTTATCCGGCATCGCATACTGTTTGCACATGCTGTTTATTGTGTTAGTTTTCGGCGAGTGATGTGTTATAGACctttgccataataccTGTTACTATATTTTTGTGCTGCGTGGCTGTTGTGGAATTCTTCGTTCTGCCTCGGGACTAGCATACTGACGTTATGCACGTTCCCATAATCGAGTTGACAGCAGCGGTATGATCGCATTATGCCACGTAATGCTCCACATGTAGTCACTAGAAAATTCTCACTGCTTTCGCCTCAGCAGTTAATTTAATAGATCCGGCGCACTGTTATTTGATTCTCTTATTTCTCACTCATTGAATTCTACAGTTATTCCTAAAATTTCCGAGCTGTTTGATAGAGCAAGAAAATTTTCGTTACTTGCAGGCTCCTGATATATGGCATTTTAAATGAGCTCATAGACTCGCTGAATCTAGTAACGGCTCGTAAAAATCGCTTTACAAAAAAATGAATCTGTTGTCGAAACATTGCATAGCTGCCTCTGTTTTGGCTGGGTGCCTGGTGAGTGGAATAGTTATCGACCTAC contains:
- a CDS encoding DEAD/DEAH box helicase, putative produces the protein MVSFEESADETVTPPSVAAESCGDNDSILQFGRHRLHPTLVEALAGSYGTFTDIQTKAIPQALAGKDILVKAQTGSGKTLAALVPIANFLYNLDDAVGACDVIVLIVVPTSELVAQTIQVLNRLLRNGVTVRAGSDVAGTTANVVVTKPKNAIMYAKEHQASLKKVVLDEADLLFEFGFKKETLQLAEVLRHFGRRKQFQTIMLSATLDQDVRALANLILYKPEFIEAQFTPSMGSINEFYVKVDEEDKLLLLYALLKMDAVPYPTLIFTNSDERAYLIKTLLAKLSIESRTLSRLLSPRMRQSLLNSFNQGSIDVLMVADDARGDKLCATRGVDFKSVQCVINFDAPADVTVYTHRIGRTGRMGSIGSSVTLITAADEPLLEGLLADASRKIEPLQIEKGTFDSMRYRVDDVVKGVTKRLVATSQVQALRQSALLEEAFVTTLSKRDEELLKAVVKNDDKKLTVEKKHLSHLPKYLVNDPLRATVLDLQQKINANVRPSQKKQSATNDAPSKLRVKRKKHKIPRKRQPTFKRRKK